The stretch of DNA ATAAAATATTGCACATTAGAGTGCTATAGTTGAGTTCAATAACAAACCGATGAAAGCAGGTGTGGAGTCAGACCTTTTAGGATTTGTGGGTGTGGAATATGATTAGCTGCTGAaatgttatctatctatctatctatctatctatctatctatctatctatctatcacacttCTTTAGCAGGGTAAATTCAATGTAAAATCTTGAAGGACACTTCtttcactttattatttatacacaATGTTGGGCCccgttacagttactgagaaaaaacaagtttaattaaattacagttacttatgaaaatgttgattattacaaagggggttacatctgaagtcagacctttaagattttgctcaggaggtgggttttcctaattttttaatatttaacatgttactgaatacatatattagcctattgtttttaattatttgaaaacaatacatttcattttttgtagATAAATAATGACGTTGACCTCATTTGGAGCAAACGTGGGCTGACATGGTGTCACAtcaagcccatgccagactttagactgttttcaaaaaatatctttatgTTATACTCCAACATCTAtagaactaatgaatacattttcaaatgagagttAAATCTTGCttcataagaaatgatctcccttataaatcatgtcagtatccatgaaaaacaccagAACTTAGATTGCGttgggcttaatgggtacacttaccctaacagctgaaaacattcgttagaaatgagaaaagtaatcaaatgtaataagttacgtcactttgattaagtaattgaaatactTACATTAcctataacattttaaatagggtaactagtaatctgttacctattacatttccaaagtaaccttccaaACTCTGTTAAtacaatatttgtttaaaatagGACAACAAACCATTTCCCACCTTAAATCACCCGTGATCAAGGACCAAAGTAATGTTTCTCCACGAGATACACGGTTTATTCcaattatcaataaaaaaacgTACTGAGAGTTAGAGATGACAGTTGTTTAAAGGCCGAGGAGAAGCTACAGGAGCTGTAGGCTACTCACAGACACACGTCTATGGCTGAACCcacattaataatattataagaGAGGCACGGCGCACACGCATGCGCACTGTTGTCAGCGTCGCTCCTGTCGATTTGAACAGCTTCCTGGTCCGGGAAAATCTGACATTATCGCGATAAACAGCCTGCCCCTCTGCAGCTCAGCGGCCTGACGGAACTACAAGTTATACAGCCAAGGCAAATAACTGGCTAAACCCGGCGCAGCAAATCCCAGACCTTACAGCTATCCGCTATGGTCCGAGACATGAAGGAGACTCGTATCATACGGTGAGTTTGATCAGGTCACTCGTTAACTCGGGTCGCTAATCCATCAACACCCGAGCTGGTGACAGCTGACCACGGTTAGCTGTTAGCAAAGTTAGCTGGCAGTCAGGTGACGAATTGGAGTTAATCTTATTTAAACATGAAGGCTTGTTAAGAGGCAACATGTTGCTGGATTGGTTGCGCCGGACAACCTCCAAATAATGGTGATGCTGTTTCCTGCCGCAGCCGCACCGCACACCGGtgtggttgttttgtttgtgtgagtgatgCTCGGAGGCTAGCTGATGCTGATAAACTAGCCTGCTAAAGCTAGCGATGGTATGTCGTCGTTGCTCGGTGCAACAGTGCAGCTAAACAAACAACACCACACTGACATGCACCTTGCTAGCACTCGTTTGCTAATGTGAATGATTGCCAGTGACGTTGGCGTGTTTTCTTGGCGTTTGTCTGATATATATTTTGGCTGTTTCACCCCTCATGGATGCACACGTCCTGCCCTTTTTGAAAACTCTGGTTCTTATGTCTCTCACAGAGTATACAATCATGTTCGCTGCAATTACTGCTGACACACAGGGTGTGTGGCAGACCTTTGGAAGGCCAGCAGTATAATAGTGTTAGTAGGATTATTGCATGACATTTGAACCTCCAAGGTCTATTTTTCAGTTGTCTGTCATCTCTGCACCTTCAGGGGATGAGACGAGAGTGGGTGGTTAAGCGTTAGCAGCTCCGGGCTCCTTGACTCTGTGTGGGCTCAGGATGGCGCAGGGAGGCTCTCAGCTCGACTACCACATCCTGCAGGACCTCAAGCAGCGTTTCCCGGAGATCCCAGAAGTGGTAGTGTCACAGTACCTTCTGCAGGTATGCACACAACTCCTGCATGGGCTGAAACTGCTTTGGTTTGACAATTATGTCAATGTGGTATTTCATAACTCTAGATTTAGTATGATCCTGCAGTAACAAGATTGGCACTATAACACTCCCACTGATCCAAACTGACTGCATAACTGACTGTTATATTCTCTGTTGCTTTCACAGAACAATAATAACCTGGATCTCTGCTGCCATCTGTTGGCTCAGGAGAGTAACAGATACCTGTATGAAGAGTTTCAGCATAGTCCAGAGGAGGGGCGGCTGAATCGAAACCACATGCTACACATTAGCCTTGGATTGCCAGGCTCAGATGCAAGCAAGGCAAATGGAGGCGCAGCAGGAGTTGGACGCTCCCTAGTGCACAGCACCAGTGACAGTCACATTGAACCCCAGCGACCTACTTACCCCGAGCCGCTGTCAGCCCCCGCCACCATGGCCCCCTCCCCAGGTTACAATCCTTTTTTCATGAACGATCAAAGTCGCTCTGCCAGCACTCCCACACCTCCACCCACAATGTCGGGCATGTCCCCCACATACTCACCCGTCCAACGCTATACTATGAACCCTATAACAGTCACACTTTCACAGAGTATACCCAATGTTGCGCAGGCTCTGCAGATCCCTCCTGGGCTCTACCCTAACAGCAACACCACCCTGTATATTCGACCTTCACCCTCCCAGAGCCCACAGCCAGCACCCTGGCCCTCCCCAGGGGCACCTGTGTATCAGCATCAGCAGTCCCCTTACAGTACTCCCACATATGTCTCGCCTTACAGCTCCCCGCAGCATCAGGTCCAGCCACAACCCCAGCCGCAACCCCAACACCAGCAATATGTCTTCCTTCCTATTAACTCCCCGACCGTTCCCAGCATGTCCTACCACCCCCAGCAACAACCCCAGCAACAGCAACCTGCTTACAGGCCCTTCCACACAAAAGGGCCCCTCAAGAACCAGATAGAGATTACCTTAGAAGGTCCACGACCTCGCAGCAACTCTCCTGTGCATACCAGCCACCCCCAGGGAGCGCTCTACATGGCCACCAGCCCCTCACCCAGCTCCCCATCAAGGGCCATCAGTATGAGTGCAACTCCAGGCCCGGGAGCCTTCCACCCTGGGATGTATCTGCAGCACCAGGGTCCTGCAAGGCCTCGGCCTGCTTCCTCTCCTCAACCAGGCCAGCCGGCCTACACATTCAAAATCAAGGTGTCCCCAGGAGGCCAGGTCCAGAAGCCACCCAGCTCACCCCCTGTTGGAGAGACAGAGTCGCTTCTCAACATAGTAGACCAAGGGGAGCACAGTGCTGCCCCTCCACCTATCCTGCCCATCTCTGCTCTACCAGGGAATGTCACCAGTCAATTTCAGCAAATGCCCCGACGTTCAAGCTCAGGCTCTGATGACTATGCCTACACACAAGGTaagagattttctttttaaatctaatgctctgcatgtgtgtgactcTATGGCACTTGTGTTTTCTTGTTGGACGCTGGATATCCTCGACTGTCTAAAGATTGCAGACAGCTGTCTTTAGTCTAAGAATAGCTGTTAGCTTTCTGGTCCTCATGAAACCATTAAGCATCATTTGTAGGTAAAtgcactgatgttttttttttcatgaccaatactgattattatttatcagtGAACCCAGTAACTGATATtaagaaatgattaaaaatgtaaatctcGGCATAAAAATTTAGAACACATGATTATGGTTCATTTATTACAGCATAACTGCTTTAGAAAGCCTTTAGCTGGTTTTAATATTAAGAAGATGTCACAGCAGGGAACCTGTCATTCAAATTAAGATAACTTAATTACTAATGATTACTATAGCTGAATATATACAATAGCAATGGAAGTGACTGTTTAACTCCGACAATTGTACACCAGCTATTCAGTACGTGCATTGGATTAACACAGGCCTGAAATGCATTTCCATTACATTTAAAGTCTCTAACCTAATCCTACACCTCTCTAACAAGaaacagagtcagagacagtTTCATTCTAGTAGTAGGGGTGAGACTCTGGGTAAGTGACGTGTAAGAAGGTGGCTAAATTATGGCTCAACAAATGAACTTGTTGAGATGCATGTCACATTCAGGTTAGCTCTACGAGATTCAGCATTACCTTAACTTTTGTTATATCACTTACTTCGTCAAAGTGCATTATTATGGCAATTTCAGTGTAACTGGTGAACTGGGCATGCTTGTAATCATGGAAATAGATCATAAGATTGTGTTGTTTTAGAATGTGAGTGTAGACGATTGTGATGTTTATTGCAACTTTGGCAATATGTACTGCGGTACCTTTGGAACACAGCTCTGCTCGCTCACCAGAACTGCTTCAGTCTGCAGATGCTTCTCTGTGCCATCTGTGACACACCAGCATGCACAGCCTTCagatatttttcattgttttcaggGATTTAATGAACTAAACAACtaaattgatttaattaagCAAATAATTGCAAGATTAAATTAGtatgttgtagtagtagtagtagtagtagtaatattagaCAATTATCAAGAGTTGCACCCTTGTTGGTGAGGTAACAGTGAATGCACAACAGATCATATGACATTATCTTGATATTCATGCATGTCTGATTAGGTTTTGATGTAATCACCTGTTAAAAAGCCTAGTTGGAATGCATCACATTGTGCTGTGTTTATAATAGGAATGAAAGTTCAATTAAATATTGATACCAAACTGTGATTTAATAGCAGCTGGTAATTGCTACTCctgttttaaaaaggtcaaattttCCTTGGCTCTGTATCAACGATGCAGAGATCTGATGTAATAATTGCTCAGATTATATATACAGTGCATccagaaagtattcacaccccttcacttcccccacattttgttatgttacagccttaaTCCAAAATTGATTAAATCCCCTTTCCCccctcatcaatctacacacaataccccataatgaTAAAGCGAAAAAGGTTTTTTAGAAATTcttgcaaatgtattaaaattaaaaaactgaaataagtattcacaccctttGCTATGACACTCAAAATTGAGCTCAGGTGCATCCTGTTTCCACTGATATCCTTGATACTGTATGTTTCTACAACTTGGTCAGGGAGGTGACCAAGAACCTGATGGTCACTCTGACAGAGCTCCAGCATTCCTCTGTGGAGATGGGAGAACCTTCTAGAAGGACAATCATCTCTGCAGCACTCCATCAATCTTTATGGTAGAGTGGCCAGATGGAAGCCTTTACTCAGTAAAAGGCACATGACAGCCCGCTCGGAGTTTGCCATAAAGCACCTAAAGGACTCTCAGACCATGAGAAACAAGATTCTCTGGTCTGATGAAACCAAAGTTGAACTCTTTGGCCTGAATGCCAAACGTCACATCTGGAGGAAACCAGGCACCTCTCATCACCTGGCTAATACCATCCCTACGGTGAAGCAtagtggtggcagcatcatgctgtggggATGTTTTTCAGTGGCAGGAACTGGAAGACTAGTCAGGATCGAGGGAAAGATGAACCGAGCAAAGTACAGGGAGATCCTTGATGAAAACCTGCTCCAGAGCACTCGGGACATCAGACTGAGGCGAAGGTTTACCTTCAGGACAACGACCCTAAGCACACAGCCAAGACAACGAAGGAGTGGCTTTGGGACAAGTCTGTGAATGTCCTTGAGTGGCCCAGCCAGAGCCCAGACTTGAACCTGATTGAACATCTGTGGAAAGACCTGAAAATAGCTGTGCAGTGACGCTTCCCATCTAACCTGACAGAGCTTGAGAGGATTTGCAGAGAACAATGTCGCTTGTAGCTTCCTACCCAAGAAGACTTGAGACTGTAATCGCTGCCAAGGGTGCCTTAAATTTGCTTTTTCACTTTGTCATAATGGGGttttgtgtgtagattgatgaggaaaaaaaaggaatgtaattaattttggaataaggctgtaacacAACAAAATGTGGGGAAAGTTAATGTGTGAATACCTTCTGGAAGCActttatagtcttttttttttttttttgcatttttgtattGCTTccattttcagtattttgtgtgatgtgtttctccccagctctcctcctccaccagcgGGCCAGGATGGAGCGTCTAATGAAGGAGCTGCTGATGGAGAGGCAGAAACTAGAGCAGCTGAAGGCCGAAGTCAACAACATGGAATATGACGCCCTTCAAAGGCGCTTTCGACGAGTCAACTCCACCAGTCTTATTCCAAGAGTgagtaataataagtaatagGACATACTGTActtactgggggggggggggggggttctatttaggtatgcatttatgttatattgtaattgtaattggttgtatttattttaacatggaccccaggaagaatagctgttgcctgggtaaaagctaatggggatccaaataaactaaactaaactgtatCATACAAAGTACTGTTTCTAACTAGTAGGAGGACTTTGAATGGAGGGAATGCTTTGTTGCCTATTTTTGTCTAATTTCATTGGGTTGTGTGTTTGCACCTGCTGCAGCCTGAAGAGATGACCCGATTGCGAAGTCTGAACAGGCAGCTTCAGATTGATATCAACTGTACCCTAAAGGAGACAGATCTGCAGCAGTCTAGaggtatacaaacacacaccacatgtacacacacttaAATGCACAATCCCACACATAAACCTTTTGAAGTGTGTCTCTGAGTTATTTGAAAGCATCGATCTTAAAAGAGCCAGGCCCAAAAGCAGACAGAGTTGGGTCTAAAGTGATGGATGAGGCTGCGTCTCACTGAATCAGGGCTCAAGACTATCAGTGTCCCGTCATCTGGGGGACAGTACAAAATGTGTTAGGGACTAACAGAGTTCTTCCACAGGACACCTCCGGGACGAAAGggattttaaacataattatttacttatttaaaacTATCGCTTAGCAAATGACAAACTGAACCGAGCGCTGACTACAAAGGAGCACGTCCTCTAATGCTGTTACTGTAGTTACTGTCACTGGCAGTGTACTCAGTGTGACCTGAAATGTTCCTGCAGTTCCGGTCCATCTATTCCCTCAGTCACAAAGGGCTTGCTGTCAGGACCTCGCAGATATGTTATGCTGGTTAAAAAAACAGTGCTGCCTTGGCTCTATGTGAATATATTAGCTAAAGtatacattaaaatgatttcaatatATTATTGTGGTCTTTTTTTGTTATAATCTAATCCTTAAACATACAAATTGCATTCCTATGAGCAGGGATCGGTTGTGGGGggttaaataatacataattaatGAGGAATGTATTAATTACATTCTCTAAAATATGAACGTACTGGAGAGGAaaacagagctgctgttctCTGCAGCTCCGCAGCAGACAGCATTTTTCATCAGGCATGAATTACCAACTCACAACTAATCAAACTAACAATGGGGAAGAATTAGACAAACATCAGTAGCAATTATATGCAATAAGAGAGATTGCTGGAGAAGTTGGTGCACTCAACATGCTACAGTCTTTCCAGACCACAGGGGTTATCAGGAGTAAAAGCAGGACCACAGCAGGCAGCATACATAGTAAGCTACAGATATATGTAACTAGCCGATTGCAAAGGCACAGTTTCAATTACTGAAAGCAGCATCTCTAATTTTTAGATCGTTAGAGAAAATATTCATCATCCACAGGGGTGGATTTAGTGATCTGGGCCCCAGGCAAACCCTGTGTTGCCTTTCAAAGCaaagaaacaacattttgaTTTTAGGAAAGTTTACATTCCCTTCAGGATGGTTAAACTTGTTTTTCAGGATGGTTCTGGGACAGTAGGGCTGTGTGATATGCTGAAATATTGTGTGCTGTTAGAAAAACGTAGACCGTTTTCATATTATGTTCTATTGTTTATTTCGTTGTTATGCAAATCACTCTTTACGGCAATATATTTAGTCATTTGGAGTCTGTCCAACTTTTGCGTGGATTACATTGATAAATTACTCATCTTGGCTTTTTACTCAATAAGCTTTTCTTGCACTTATAGTAacgtaatgttacgactttagtTGTCATCAGCTCTCCACCAcggtctgtctctcctctgctgcgctgcacaaacacagagggCTCAACCCCGCCTGCACTGAGAAAGAACAGAGAAGCATACACATGGACCAACTATTTATTCtttgaattaaaatgtgctatattGGGATACGTATCATTGTCACAATATGAAATGACCTATATTGGGTTATGAGGTTTTGGTCATTTTGCAGAGCCCTACAGGACATTGGTTAAAAAAGTTGGTCTGGAGGCCTGACTGCATATAGACAAAGCGTTCTGAAATGACCGGATGGTCTGCGAAAGCACTCTATGATTGAGAGTGTGCAGCTGGTACGTGATCCTTGTTGATTGCATAATTGATAACAACACTACCTCTAAATGCTCATAACTCATGGTGTACAGAAATAAGTTGCAGTTCTTTATCTTTTCACCATTAATGGTGATGACTAAAGATGAAACAGTGTAACTTGCAACCAGCTCAAGAGTGACCAATTTACTTGCAATCAGCCCAGTGTCACTGGGCCATGGTCTTTCAAGTAAACTATCTCAAAAGTCTTAGTTCTCTTGCAGATGGTACCaggatttatttatattttgcttTATTCTTTTGACCCTCTACCTTGTCAAGCATCTTCAGAGCATGGTCCTGCCACATTAGCCTTTATGGTTGGGATGGTGTGTTTCTGTAGCATGACATAGCATTCAGGAAGATGTCCAAAAAGTTCAGTTTTGGTCTCATGAGACATTGGCACTGTGCTTTGTTTGAGTCTTCTAAATTTGACACTGGCTGAGATGTCATTTATGTAAGTGTTATAACACTGactttttctttgctttcctttgGTAAAGCTGAAACACCTGGACATCAGTTGCTGTATGTAGAATCACTACCCTCTGAGTCTTTGAACACCATTTTAGTTTTTGAGGATGGCCTGCTCAGTACATACAAACTGAAACTTTCATCAAAAACCTGCTGTGAATAAATGGGGTTAGGGTTGTCTGCTTTTTGGGTCAGTGCCTCAGTTTGAAGTTGTTCTTCATAGatgtgctgtcttttttttcctacaatGTTAACAAGTGTCCTACAGGAAATGAAGGTCCTTATTA from Scomber japonicus isolate fScoJap1 chromosome 7, fScoJap1.pri, whole genome shotgun sequence encodes:
- the tab3 gene encoding TGF-beta-activated kinase 1 and MAP3K7-binding protein 3 isoform X2; translation: MAQGGSQLDYHILQDLKQRFPEIPEVVVSQYLLQNNNNLDLCCHLLAQESNRYLYEEFQHSPEEGRLNRNHMLHISLGLPGSDASKANGGAAGVGRSLVHSTSDSHIEPQRPTYPEPLSAPATMAPSPGYNPFFMNDQSRSASTPTPPPTMSGMSPTYSPVQRYTMNPITVTLSQSIPNVAQALQIPPGLYPNSNTTLYIRPSPSQSPQPAPWPSPGAPVYQHQQSPYSTPTYVSPYSSPQHQVQPQPQPQPQHQQYVFLPINSPTVPSMSYHPQQQPQQQQPAYRPFHTKGPLKNQIEITLEGPRPRSNSPVHTSHPQGALYMATSPSPSSPSRAISMSATPGPGAFHPGMYLQHQGPARPRPASSPQPGQPAYTFKIKVSPGGQVQKPPSSPPVGETESLLNIVDQGEHSAAPPPILPISALPGNVTSQFQQMPRRSSSGSDDYAYTQALLLHQRARMERLMKELLMERQKLEQLKAEVNNMEYDALQRRFRRVNSTSLIPRPEEMTRLRSLNRQLQIDINCTLKETDLQQSRGKIDPKAMNNFYDNIQPGPVVPPKPGKKEGDQGSKPVPGPQRDEDFEGAQWNCESCTFLNHPALNRCEQCEMPRYT
- the tab3 gene encoding TGF-beta-activated kinase 1 and MAP3K7-binding protein 3 isoform X1: MAQGGSQLDYHILQDLKQRFPEIPEVVVSQYLLQNNNNLDLCCHLLAQESNRYLYEEFQHSPEEGRLNRNHMLHISLGLPGSDASKANGGAAGVGRSLVHSTSDSHIEPQRPTYPEPLSAPATMAPSPGYNPFFMNDQSRSASTPTPPPTMSGMSPTYSPVQRYTMNPITVTLSQSIPNVAQALQIPPGLYPNSNTTLYIRPSPSQSPQPAPWPSPGAPVYQHQQSPYSTPTYVSPYSSPQHQVQPQPQPQPQHQQYVFLPINSPTVPSMSYHPQQQPQQQQPAYRPFHTKGPLKNQIEITLEGPRPRSNSPVHTSHPQGALYMATSPSPSSPSRAISMSATPGPGAFHPGMYLQHQGPARPRPASSPQPGQPAYTFKIKVSPGGQVQKPPSSPPVGETESLLNIVDQGEHSAAPPPILPISALPGNVTSQFQQMPRRSSSGSDDYAYTQALLLHQRARMERLMKELLMERQKLEQLKAEVNNMEYDALQRRFRRVNSTSLIPRPEEMTRLRSLNRQLQIDINCTLKETDLQQSRGKIDPKAMNNFYDNIQPGPVVPPKPGKKGENFPKAGHKKGDQGSKPVPGPQRDEDFEGAQWNCESCTFLNHPALNRCEQCEMPRYT